Proteins encoded together in one Desulfovibrio sp. UCD-KL4C window:
- the icd gene encoding NADP-dependent isocitrate dehydrogenase produces the protein MSKRTVYYIEGDGIGPEVWAPTRPIINAALEKAYAGANTLDWKELLAGEKAFKETGEYLPQATLNTLKTADLAMKGPLQTPVGKGFRSLNVTIRQTFDLYACIRPIHYFKGIESPVKRPDLVDIVVFRENTEDVYAGIEWSSNSPEAKKVIDFLVGEMGAKIDSSAGIGIKPITPSGSKRLVRRALDFALDHNRESVTLVHKGNIMKYTEGGFRQWGYDLAAEDYAGKVVKEGEDATGKVVLNDRIADAMFQELLMRPEKYSVLATTNLNGDYLSDALAAQVGGLGLAPGVNMGDTLAFYEATHGTAPTIAGKDMANPGSLILSGAMMLEHLGWHEAADLIKNSVEKALAAKKVTVDLSSQISGATTVGCKEFGEIILANL, from the coding sequence TTGTCTAAAAGAACCGTATATTACATTGAAGGTGATGGCATTGGCCCTGAAGTTTGGGCCCCAACACGCCCTATTATTAACGCTGCGTTAGAAAAAGCATATGCTGGTGCTAACACTTTAGACTGGAAAGAACTTCTTGCTGGCGAAAAAGCTTTCAAAGAAACTGGCGAATACTTGCCTCAGGCTACTCTTAATACTCTTAAAACAGCTGATTTAGCTATGAAAGGGCCTCTTCAGACTCCCGTCGGAAAAGGTTTCCGGTCATTAAATGTTACTATTCGTCAAACTTTCGATCTTTATGCCTGTATCCGTCCAATTCACTATTTCAAGGGCATTGAATCTCCTGTAAAAAGACCTGATCTTGTAGATATTGTTGTTTTTCGTGAAAATACTGAAGATGTTTATGCTGGGATTGAGTGGAGTTCTAACTCTCCAGAAGCAAAAAAAGTAATTGACTTTTTAGTCGGTGAAATGGGTGCTAAAATTGACAGTTCCGCGGGGATAGGCATTAAACCTATAACTCCGTCAGGTTCAAAACGTCTTGTTCGCAGGGCGCTTGATTTTGCTCTTGACCATAATCGTGAATCAGTAACCTTGGTTCATAAAGGTAATATCATGAAGTACACTGAAGGTGGATTCCGTCAGTGGGGGTATGATCTTGCTGCTGAAGATTATGCAGGTAAAGTAGTAAAAGAAGGCGAAGACGCTACGGGTAAAGTTGTGCTTAATGATCGCATTGCCGATGCTATGTTTCAGGAACTTCTTATGCGCCCTGAAAAATACAGTGTTCTGGCTACAACGAACCTTAATGGTGACTATCTTTCCGATGCTCTTGCAGCTCAGGTCGGTGGTCTCGGCCTTGCTCCGGGTGTTAATATGGGAGATACTCTCGCATTTTACGAGGCTACCCACGGAACAGCACCGACTATCGCAGGCAAAGATATGGCTAACCCAGGTAGCTTAATCCTTTCCGGTGCTATGATGCTTGAGCACCTAGGCTGGCATGAAGCCGCTGATTTGATTAAAAACTCAGTGGAAAAAGCTTTGGCTGCTAAAAAGGTGACTGTCGACCTTTCAAGCCAGATCAGCGGAGCTACAACTGTCGGTTGTAAAGAATTTGGTGAGATTATTCTTGCTAACCTGTAG
- a CDS encoding pyridoxal phosphate-dependent aminotransferase gives MECISKRACEITPFLVMDVLEAAQQMERDGKNIIHMEIGEPDFDTPECIKKACCEALDKGETHYTHSLGIPELRQAISKYHKDRYNVDIDPGRIIVTQGTSPAMLLLFTFILDQGDNVITSDPCYACYDNFIKFAGADSIKVNISEEDGFQFRPEAIAKAINNKTKAILINSPSNPTGTVLSPERMKKIANLGPWIISDEIYHGLVYGEQEHSILEYTDHAFVLNGFSKLFAMTGWRLGYIIAPEKYVRTMQKLCQNFFISANSMAQWAGVTALTKSWDDVNRIKGIYDERRKFMIKRLREIGFDIKVEPTAAFYILVNMKPFAEKFEGSSYQLAFDILEKAHIGVTPGIDFGQGAEGYIRFSYANSIENLAEGMSRFEKYVKEFK, from the coding sequence ATGGAATGCATTTCCAAACGCGCTTGTGAGATAACACCATTTTTAGTCATGGATGTTCTGGAAGCAGCGCAGCAAATGGAACGCGACGGCAAAAATATAATTCATATGGAAATTGGTGAGCCTGATTTTGATACGCCTGAATGTATCAAAAAAGCCTGCTGTGAAGCTTTGGATAAAGGAGAAACTCACTATACTCATAGCCTTGGAATTCCTGAACTGCGTCAGGCAATCAGCAAATACCACAAAGACAGATATAACGTTGACATTGACCCGGGCCGCATAATTGTAACTCAGGGTACCTCCCCTGCCATGCTTTTACTCTTCACATTTATTCTTGATCAAGGCGACAACGTCATTACATCCGACCCATGTTACGCCTGCTATGACAACTTTATAAAGTTTGCAGGAGCAGACTCTATAAAAGTAAACATCAGCGAAGAAGACGGTTTTCAATTCCGGCCGGAAGCAATTGCCAAGGCTATAAACAATAAAACAAAAGCTATTCTGATCAACTCCCCGTCCAACCCGACCGGAACAGTTCTTTCCCCTGAACGCATGAAGAAGATTGCAAATCTCGGACCTTGGATCATTTCAGACGAAATATATCATGGTCTTGTTTACGGCGAGCAAGAGCATTCAATCCTTGAATACACCGATCACGCCTTTGTTTTAAACGGTTTTTCAAAATTATTTGCCATGACAGGATGGAGACTCGGCTACATAATCGCTCCTGAAAAGTATGTCCGGACCATGCAAAAACTTTGTCAAAACTTTTTTATATCTGCCAACTCTATGGCACAATGGGCAGGAGTAACTGCCCTCACCAAATCTTGGGATGATGTTAACCGTATTAAAGGCATTTACGATGAACGTCGCAAATTTATGATCAAAAGGCTTCGTGAAATTGGATTTGATATTAAAGTTGAACCTACCGCCGCTTTTTATATATTGGTCAATATGAAGCCATTTGCTGAAAAATTTGAAGGTAGTTCTTACCAATTAGCCTTCGATATTCTCGAAAAAGCCCACATAGGAGTGACGCCAGGAATTGATTTCGGTCAGGGAGCAGAAGGTTACATAAGATTTTCGTATGCCAACTCAATTGAAAATTTAGCTGAAGGAATGAGCCGTTTTGAAAAGTATGTAAAAGAATTTAAGTAA
- the trpS gene encoding tryptophan--tRNA ligase, whose protein sequence is MSNTNNRIVSGMRPTGRLHLGHYFGVLVNWIKIQEENECFFFVADWHAMTSEYTDPRKIKGFVPELVKDWIAAGLDPEKCTIFHQSQIKEHAELHLILSMLTPVGWLERNPTYKEMRQQLTQKDLATYGFLGYPVLMASDILMYKPTRVPVGQDQLPHLELAREIARRFNHLNGEFFPEPEAMLTADAKLPGLDGRKMSKSYNNGIFLGESADEMRPKVMTMLTDSNRLRKADPGDPEVCNLYPYHKLLTGADKCAEIEAGCRDASWGCVDCKKLLAENMTKFLEPMHERRAKLDENPDIVWQILAEGTAKARSRAQENMEIIREQIGFNF, encoded by the coding sequence ATGAGTAATACAAACAATCGCATCGTTTCGGGAATGAGACCCACAGGCCGCCTTCATTTAGGACATTATTTCGGAGTGCTCGTAAACTGGATAAAAATTCAGGAAGAGAACGAATGCTTCTTCTTTGTTGCCGACTGGCATGCTATGACCAGCGAATACACTGACCCTAGAAAAATTAAAGGATTTGTTCCTGAACTTGTTAAAGACTGGATTGCAGCTGGACTTGATCCTGAAAAGTGCACAATTTTCCATCAGTCTCAAATTAAAGAACATGCTGAACTGCATTTAATTCTTTCCATGCTGACACCTGTAGGCTGGCTTGAAAGAAATCCTACCTACAAAGAAATGCGTCAACAACTGACTCAGAAGGATTTGGCAACTTACGGTTTCCTAGGTTACCCAGTGCTCATGGCTTCTGATATTCTTATGTATAAGCCGACAAGAGTGCCTGTAGGGCAGGACCAGTTACCTCATCTTGAACTAGCCAGAGAAATTGCCCGTAGATTTAACCATCTTAACGGAGAATTTTTCCCCGAACCTGAAGCAATGCTGACAGCTGATGCAAAACTTCCCGGCCTTGACGGTCGCAAAATGAGCAAAAGCTATAACAACGGAATTTTCCTTGGCGAATCAGCCGACGAAATGCGCCCCAAAGTTATGACCATGCTCACAGATTCCAACAGGCTGCGTAAAGCTGACCCAGGCGATCCTGAAGTATGTAACCTGTACCCTTATCACAAACTGCTCACCGGAGCTGACAAGTGTGCAGAAATAGAGGCAGGTTGCCGTGATGCATCTTGGGGATGTGTTGACTGTAAGAAGCTTTTAGCTGAGAACATGACCAAATTCCTTGAGCCTATGCATGAAAGACGCGCCAAGCTTGACGAAAACCCGGACATAGTCTGGCAGATCCTTGCTGAAGGCACAGCAAAAGCTCGCTCAAGAGCACAAGAAAATATGGAAATTATCCGTGAGCAAATTGGATTTAATTTTTAA
- a CDS encoding site-2 protease family protein: protein MFDIASTIKDLSILALPFLLAITCHEAAHGYVAWLLGDPTAKNAGRLTLNPLRHLDPLGTLALVLTRMIGWAKPVPVNPSYFKNPQRGMMLVSLAGPAANMILAIMFAMVLKGIFAMDLRDLSPVMLKVLQPTALIAKTGVIINLALCFFNLLPLPPLDGSKIVAGFLPRQAAYKYLSFRYGFIIVILLAALGLLSKFISPIIIFFYNLLLS from the coding sequence ATGTTCGACATCGCAAGTACAATCAAAGATCTAAGCATTCTGGCTCTACCTTTTCTTCTAGCAATAACATGTCATGAGGCTGCTCACGGATACGTAGCATGGCTCCTTGGAGATCCTACTGCAAAAAATGCAGGAAGGCTTACACTTAATCCTTTACGCCATCTTGACCCACTCGGGACATTAGCACTTGTTCTAACCCGCATGATAGGCTGGGCAAAACCTGTTCCGGTAAATCCTTCATACTTTAAGAATCCTCAGCGTGGCATGATGCTTGTATCTCTGGCAGGACCTGCTGCAAATATGATTTTAGCAATTATGTTTGCAATGGTACTTAAAGGAATTTTCGCCATGGATCTGCGAGACCTTTCGCCAGTCATGCTGAAAGTTCTACAGCCGACAGCACTAATTGCAAAAACAGGTGTTATCATTAATCTAGCTCTTTGCTTTTTTAACCTGCTTCCGCTACCACCTTTGGACGGTAGTAAAATTGTTGCCGGATTTTTGCCGCGGCAAGCGGCTTACAAATATCTTTCCTTTAGATATGGTTTTATTATTGTCATTCTTCTGGCAGCCTTAGGGCTCTTAAGTAAATTCATCAGCCCGATTATAATCTTTTTTTATAATCTGCTGCTCAGTTAA
- a CDS encoding response regulator — MAQPTILVVDDEKHIRMLYQEELVAEGYLVATSDGSEDILDVIKRESPDLVILDIKLGINRSGLDLLQEIRRQDQKLPVILSTAYDSFKHDLKSIAADHYVVKSVDLSELKTKVIQALGN, encoded by the coding sequence ATGGCTCAGCCTACTATTTTAGTCGTTGACGATGAAAAGCACATTCGTATGCTTTACCAAGAAGAACTTGTAGCCGAAGGGTATCTTGTTGCAACTTCTGACGGCTCCGAGGACATTCTTGATGTCATAAAAAGAGAGTCTCCAGATCTCGTAATTCTTGACATCAAGCTTGGTATTAATCGTTCAGGACTGGACCTGCTTCAGGAAATCAGGAGACAGGACCAAAAACTACCGGTAATTCTAAGCACTGCATATGACAGCTTTAAGCATGATTTAAAATCAATTGCAGCTGACCATTATGTTGTAAAGTCAGTCGATTTAAGTGAATTAAAAACGAAGGTAATTCAGGCCCTCGGCAACTAA
- a CDS encoding ATP-binding protein, translating to MKCKVCKAEAVVALPSHNTAFCPDCYDRFFMKQVSEGIRKRKLLEADDKVLVALSGGKDSLGLMYALAELGYNVTGLHIDLGIFDSSKKARSVVEDFCADKGYPLKVVALEQEGTPMPLIKKHINRPICSVCGKFKRHYFNKVALEDGYTALATGHNLDDEVARLFANTLRWDQAYLSDQGPLLPAENGFAKKVKPLFRVSEFETANFSFLKGIPYHHLPCPYSTGASFTGHKMIWRNQEIRSPGSKRAFYGGFLERGQPAFAAIHNKKKEYEVVPCTKCGCPTSVGICGVCRIREQLDEALAAEPK from the coding sequence ATGAAATGTAAAGTTTGCAAAGCAGAAGCTGTTGTCGCATTGCCCAGTCATAATACGGCTTTTTGTCCAGATTGCTATGATCGCTTTTTTATGAAGCAGGTATCGGAAGGAATCAGAAAACGTAAACTGCTTGAAGCTGATGATAAAGTTTTAGTGGCTCTTTCGGGCGGTAAAGATTCACTTGGACTTATGTATGCCTTGGCCGAACTGGGGTATAATGTCACCGGCCTTCACATCGATCTGGGCATTTTCGATTCTTCTAAAAAGGCAAGATCGGTTGTTGAAGATTTTTGCGCTGATAAAGGATACCCGTTAAAGGTTGTTGCGCTCGAGCAAGAAGGGACGCCTATGCCTTTGATAAAAAAACATATAAATCGTCCTATCTGCTCAGTGTGTGGAAAATTTAAACGGCATTATTTTAATAAAGTAGCATTAGAAGACGGTTACACCGCTCTTGCTACAGGGCATAATCTTGATGACGAAGTAGCAAGGCTTTTTGCTAACACTTTGCGCTGGGATCAAGCATACCTGTCTGATCAGGGGCCGCTCCTTCCTGCCGAGAATGGATTTGCAAAGAAGGTTAAGCCTCTTTTTAGAGTTTCAGAATTTGAAACAGCTAACTTTTCATTTCTCAAAGGGATTCCTTACCATCATCTGCCATGTCCTTACAGTACTGGCGCAAGTTTTACCGGACATAAGATGATCTGGCGAAATCAGGAAATCCGCAGTCCTGGGTCTAAACGTGCTTTTTATGGTGGTTTTCTTGAGCGTGGTCAGCCTGCTTTTGCTGCTATTCATAATAAAAAGAAAGAGTATGAGGTCGTGCCTTGTACGAAGTGCGGATGTCCTACTTCGGTCGGAATATGCGGTGTATGCAGGATTCGCGAACAGCTTGATGAAGCTTTAGCTGCGGAACCCAAATGA
- a CDS encoding glycosyltransferase: protein MITPKVSVTMPCYNCEATVGHAIESILGQTFKNFELVAVDDGSSDQTATILKKYSALDSRVKALFLDHQGVVGAANAAIDVSKGEFLARMDADDLALPSRIEKQADLLAHHSDIGLTGSRVVFGGDREKCGGYAHYVDWINTLVESSEISLNRFVEFPFANPSIMMRSSLVDEHGSFRDGDFPEDYELVLRWLEAGVLMQKVDEELLVWNDPPDRISRNHSKYTVDAFYRIKSEYLYRWLKKNNHNHPKVGVIGSTRISRKRYGMLERLGVETSFFVDVDPRKVGHNIHGIAVIHRDDLPAPGEVFLLSYVASRGARNEVERFLEARGYVMGKDYLLVA from the coding sequence ATGATCACTCCGAAAGTCTCAGTGACAATGCCCTGTTACAACTGCGAAGCAACTGTAGGGCATGCCATTGAGAGTATTCTCGGTCAGACTTTTAAAAATTTTGAATTAGTAGCGGTCGATGACGGTTCAAGTGATCAGACCGCTACAATTCTTAAAAAGTATTCTGCACTTGATTCTCGCGTTAAAGCTCTCTTTTTAGACCATCAAGGTGTTGTCGGGGCTGCAAATGCAGCGATTGACGTATCAAAAGGTGAATTCCTCGCACGTATGGATGCTGATGATCTGGCTTTGCCTTCACGTATTGAAAAACAAGCGGATCTTTTAGCACATCATTCTGATATCGGGCTAACAGGAAGTCGCGTTGTTTTCGGTGGTGATCGTGAAAAGTGTGGTGGATATGCTCATTATGTAGATTGGATTAATACTCTGGTTGAATCTTCTGAAATTTCACTGAACCGTTTTGTTGAATTTCCTTTTGCTAATCCATCTATAATGATGCGAAGTTCGTTGGTTGATGAGCATGGCTCTTTTCGTGACGGGGATTTTCCTGAAGATTACGAATTGGTGCTTCGTTGGCTTGAGGCAGGCGTGCTGATGCAGAAGGTTGATGAAGAGCTTTTAGTCTGGAATGATCCGCCTGATCGTATCTCCAGAAATCATTCCAAGTATACTGTGGATGCTTTTTATCGCATTAAAAGCGAGTATCTTTACCGCTGGCTGAAAAAGAATAATCATAATCATCCGAAGGTCGGTGTTATCGGTTCAACCAGAATTTCACGTAAGCGGTATGGTATGCTTGAAAGGTTGGGAGTTGAAACATCTTTTTTTGTAGATGTTGATCCCCGTAAGGTTGGGCATAATATTCATGGTATAGCGGTGATTCATCGTGATGATTTGCCTGCTCCTGGTGAAGTCTTTTTGCTTTCATATGTGGCAAGTCGCGGTGCAAGAAACGAGGTTGAGCGGTTTCTCGAAGCACGCGGGTACGTAATGGGGAAGGATTATTTGCTGGTTGCCTGA